TGCGTGCTGCTCATCGCGGATTTGCCTTTCACTTAATTGACAATCGTTATCATTGTCTTCTAGTATTGAAATCAAGATCAATTCTTATTCAGGATTCATGCCATGTACGTCTGCCTTTGCCACGGAGTAACCGATCGCGATATCCGCGCCGCCGTTTGCAATGGTGCCACGCGCATGAGCGATCTGGCGCGCGAACTGAAGGTCGCCACCGAGTGCGGCAGCTGTGCCTGTCAGGCCAACCAGATCCGCAAGCAGACGCTGCTGCAGATCAGCGAGCCGGAACTGGCCGCCGCCTGAGTCCGGCAATCTCCCGCAGTCGCCACAGCCCGTCAAGCACCTGACGGGCTTTTTGCTATCCTGAAAACAGCACGCCTGCTGCCAGTACCGGGGAACACGCGTACAATGCGCGCCAAACCTTACGGAGAACGAACATGACCGAATTCAATGAACTAGATCTGGAGCGTCTGGAAACGCTGCTGACCCCGCTGTCGCAGGCCGGCACCACCATGCGCCCGGACGAAGTGCAGGGCTTCTTCTGCGCGCTGGCGTGCGGCCCGGACAAGCTCACCATCGACGACTGGCTGGAAGACGTGCTCGGCGATGCGCCGGCTTTTGAAAGCGCCGACAGCGAAGCCGAGATCAAGGCGCTGCTGCAGAAGTACTACGATGCCGCCGCCGAGGCGCTGGCCGACGGCGACCTGCCGGAACTGACGCTGTACAGCGAGGAAGAGGGCGAGGCGCCGGACTTCCGCCCGTGGTGCAATGCCTTCATGTACGCGCTGGACGTGGTGCCGACCGACTGGTTCGACGCCGCCGACGACGAAGGCTTCGAAGAGCTGCTGATGCCGGTGATGGCGCTGGGTGGCATGTTCGATGCCGACGGCGACGAGCCGGCGATGATGGAATTTACCGCCGCCGAGCTGGAAAGCTTCAAGAGCGAGCTGGACGAAGCGGTACTGGCGGTCTACGGCTACTGGCGTGCCAAGGAGCAGGCACCGGTGACCATGCGTCGCGAAGGCGACAAGGTTGGCCGCAATGATCCGTGCCCGTGCGGCAGCGGCAAGAAGTACAAGGCCTGCTGCGGTCAGAACTGATCGTGCCGGAACACGCCGCCTGACGGACTGCGCGCAGCCCGCAGGCGGTTTTTGTTTGCCGGCGGCGCATTCCCGCCCTTGCCATCTGGCGCCATCGCGCGCTGTTTTTCCCCGACGGATACCCATGACCGAACCCACGATTGCCCCCGACACCGCGTCCGAAGACGCCATCGGCGCGCTGAACGCCTATCTGCAGCAATACCACGCCACGCTGGTGACCACCGAAGGCAGCTACGCCGTCTCGGTACAGGGGCAGATCAAGGTCGGCAAGCGCACCGTGCCTTACCACTTGGTACCGGACGCCGGCTTCCTCGGCAAAACCGGCAAGTGGCGCAAGCTCGACGCCGCCGAACGGCTGGCGCTGGTGCAGTTGCGCTGGAACGACGAGGCGCGCGAACGTCTCGAAGCGCAGCTGCTGCGCTGCGCCGGCCAGGTGATGACGCTGGCAAACGAACACCGCGTTGATCCGCAAAGCGCGCTCAACGCGCTGCAGGCCAAGTACGAGCTGGCGCGGCTGCGCTGCGAGCTGGCGCTGGACCGTATCGCGGCGCTGGTGGCGACCCGTGCCGCCGCCAGCCAGGCGGAGAAGACCCGCAACGCGATCAACCTGTCGCTGTACCCGGAGTCGTTCACCCTCGCCGCCGGCATGCAGCGCCACTTCATCGCGGTGCTGGGCCCGACCAACTCCGGCAAGACCCACGCCGCGATGGAACACCTGGCGCAGGCGAAAACCGGCGTCTACCTCGCGCCGCTGCGGCTGCTGGCGATGGAAAACTACCAGCGCCTGCTTAATGCCAACGTCGCGGTCAGCCTGATTACCGGCGAGCAGCGCAAGCTGCACCCGCACGCCAGCCACGTGGCCAGTACCGTGGAAATGCTCAACCCCAACCGCGCGGTGGACGTGGCGGTGATCGACGAAATCCAGCTGCTGGACGATCCGGATCGCGGCGCGGCTTGGACGGCGGCGGTGTGCGGCGTACCGGCGCAGACGGTGTACCTGCTCGGCGCGCTGGAAGCCAAGGAAGCGATCCAGTCGCTGGTCAAGCGCGTCGGCGGCACGCTGGAAATCCGCGAGCTGCAGCGCAAGTCGCCGCTGGAAATGGAAAAGGCGCCGCTGGGCAGCCTGAAAAACCTGCGCGCCGGCGACGTGCTGATCGCCTTCTCGCGCCGCGAGGTGCTGAACTGGCGCGACCAGGCCATCGCGCAGGGTATGAGCGTGTCGGCGATCTACGGCAACCTGTCGCCGGAAGTGCGCCAGGCGCAGGCCGAGCGCTTCATCGACGGCGAAACGCAGGTGGTGGTCGGTACCGACGCCATCGGCATGGGGCTGAACACCCCGGCGCGACGGGTGATCTTCACCACCTCCAGCAAGTGGGACGGCTACGCCGAAGGTACCATCGCCGCCGCGCTGGCCAAGCAGATCGCCGGCCGTGCCGGTCGTTTCGGTCAGCACGAGACCGGCTACGTCGCCGGCTTCGACGGCAAGACGCACAAGGTGATCGCCGCCTTGCTGCAGCAAAAGCTGGAGCCGCTGCCGAGCACCGGTTTCTACGTGGCGCCCAACCTGTCCTACCTGCAGCAGATCGCCGAGGCCAGCGGCCAGGAGCGGCTTCAGGCACTGCTGGAACTGTTCGCCAAGCACATCAACGTGCACGACGAATTCTTCCTGCCGGCCAACCTCAGCGACCAGATCGAGAAGGCGAAGTGGCTGGACACGCTGAAGCTGCCGCTGGACGACCGCTTCCTGTTCAGCCTGTGTCCGGTGTCGACCAAGATCGCGATGCTGGAACAGGCGCTGCAGGACTGGGCCGAGTGCCGCGCCAAGGGCAAGCAGGCGTCGCTGCTGCGCATGGAAGGCCGTGGCGGCCGCAACGAGCTGCAGTTCCTCGAGGACACCTGCAAGCTGTACTCCGCCTACGCCTGGCTCAGCTACCGCATGCCGGAAACCTTCCCGCACGGCGAGCTGGCGCAAAGCCTGATGCAGTCGACGTCGGAGAAGATCGACGCGCTGCTGCAAGTGCAGAACACCCGCCACCGGCAGCAGCGCAAGCCGGCGCACAAGCCGACCCACATCACGCCGCCACACCGCAGCGGCCAGCCCAAGGTTGGCCGCAAGCCGCGCAGCTGATGCCGGTGCGCTGAATAGCCAAACGCCCGCCGGAGCAATCCGGCGGGCGTTTTGTGTTGTGGCGGTAGCTTGCGGCCAACCTTGGCCGGCTGCGCCATGTCCGGGTGCGGCTCAGGCTGGCAAGGTCAATATCAGGCGCCTGCCTTGCCCGTCGCGAAGGTGTGCAGAGGGCACTGGCGTTTGATGTGCATCATGGCGCATTACGGATGGAGATCTAGGTTTAAGGAACCACGGCGAATGGCCGGCTGTTATCAATGGCAGGTTAGATGTCGTGAGCGCAGGGCGTGTTGCGCGCTGATGTGCGCCGACGGCATGGCTGCCGCAGCCGCCTTCATTGTTCACTATCTCAACGACACGGGCGTCAAGCGCGGCTTTGCTGCTGGCAGAGTCCGCGCGAATGGTGACGGGTCTGAGTTGCTTGTTTGAAGGAAATAACATGAAAACCATGAATCTGAAGCCTGCCACGCTGCTCATCGCCGGCCTGGCAGCCATGTCGTCCTTCGTCCAGGCCCAGACCCTGGACAAGATCCTTGAGACAAACAGGATCACCGTGTCCTACCGCGAGGCGGCGGTGCCATTCAGCTACCGGCCCGGCCAAGGCAAGGCGATGGGGTTTGCGGTAGATCTGACCGAGGCCATTGTCGGTGACGTGCGGACAAAGCTGAACAAGCCGGGGCTCGTGGTGGCCTATATGCCGGTCACCGCCCAGGACCGTATCCCCTTGCTGGTGAACGGTAGCTATGACCTGGAGTGCGGTTCCACCACCAATAACGCTGCCCGCGGCAAGGTCGTCGCGTTCGCGGTCAGCCACTTCTATGCCGGCACCCGTCTGCTGGTGAAAACCGGCAGCAAGATCAGGAATTACGCCGATCTGGCCGGGCAAACGGTCGCCACCACCGCGGGCAGTACCAACGAGAAAGTCATGCGCAAGTACAGCGCCGATCACAATCTGGACGTGCAGTTCGTGCTAGCCAAGGACTACGCCGAGTCGCTGGCCTTGCTGGAAAACAATAGCGCAGCTGCGCTGACGCTCGACGATATCCTGCTGTTTGGCCTGCGTGCCAACGCCAAGGATCCGACCGCGCTGAGCGTCGTCGGTGACACCTTGCAGGTGGAGCCCTACGGCTGCATGCTGCGCAAGGATGATCCCGAGTTCAAGAAGCTGGTGGATGGCACCATGGCGCGGCTGATGCAGTCCGGCGAGTTTTCCCGGCTGTACCAGAAGTGGTTCGAGTCGCCGATTCCCCCGAATGGTGTGGTGCTGAACATGCCGATGAGCGATCGCCTCAAGGTCAACCTGAAGGCGCTCAGCGACCAACCGGAGCAGTAGGGCGCGGTGGGATCTGGCCACGGTAGCGCTGCCAGCTGGTGGGGTGGAGCCTGCTCACAAGTGCTGGCCCAGCGGTTTGTGGGGTGTCTCACGCTGAAACGCCCGTCGGAGTCATCCGGCGGGCGTGCTGTTCTGCTAGGCCCAGTGGCCAGCAACCGGACGGCGTGTCGCCCGGAGTGTCTGAATTCCCGATAAATCCGGCTGTGGTGTCCAATAGTGAATGGATTGTGGTGCTGCGGTTGCAGCCAAAACACAGGGCGTGGTGGATCAGCTCTTACGGCAACCTGCCTGTGGTGGTTGACGTGCGGTTGTCGTTCATAGAGGGGGCATGATGAAACCCGAGTTTGCCGTTATTGCCGTAGGGCTGCTGTTGTACCCGCTTGCTGCCAGCGCCGGTATGGAGGAGGCGAGCGCGGCCTATCAGCGCGGCGAATACGCCGTGGTCTTGCAGGAGTTGACGCCGCTGGCAGCGCAAGGCCATGCCCAGGCTCAGGCTAGACTGGGCATGTTGTATGAACATGGGCAAGGCGTTGCCCAGGACTATGCCGAGGCCGCCAAGTGGTACCGGCGGGCGGCAAGCCAGGGATTCGCCAAGGCCGAGTATGGTCTTGCCAACCTGTACCAGTACGGCCGCGGTGTAGCGCAGGATTACGCGCAGGCCGTCGAGTGGTACCGTGCTGCCGCGGCGCAGGGATTCGCCGCCGCCCAGTCCGCCCTGGGCGATATGTACCTGCACGGCAGGGGTGTCAGCCAGAGTCACGCCTTGGCGCACGAGTGGTATCTGAAGGCGGCCGGGCAAGGGGATGCCGATGCACAGTTAAACCTGGGTGTGATGAGCGAACAGGGGGAAGGCGTCGCCAAGAATGCGGCCGATGCGGCTGGCTGGTACCGCAAAGCGGCACAGCAGGGCAATGCCAAGGCCCAGCTATATCTGGGCGATATGTATCGTTTTGGCCATGGAGTTGGCAAGGACGACGCGCAGGCGCTGCAGTGGTACGGCGCGGCCGCCAGACAGGGGCAGGCGCTCGCACAATATAATCTGGCGATCATGTATGAGCAGGGCCAAGGCGTCGCCAAAAGCGAGGCGGACGCCGCCATGTGGGCGCGCGAGGCAGCCGGCAACGAGGTGCCCGGTGCACAAATGCTGCTGGGCACGATGTACCTGCGTGGCCGGGGCGTCGCCAAGAACGAGGATGAGGCCATCAGGTGGTTGCGCTTGGCCGCCAAGCAGGGATATCAACCTGCGATAAGCCAGCTGGAGCTGGCCGAGCAGTTCCGGGCCGCGGGGCAGGGGGATGCCAAGGCACAGTACGAAGTGGCGCACTATCTGGCGATGATGGGCGGCGCCCCGTCGCAGGTGCTCGAGTTCCTGCGTCGCTCCGCCGGGCAGGGTTACCCCGAGGCGCAATATGATCTGGCCGCACTCTATGAGCAGGGTGACGCGTTGCCACAAGATCCGGTACAGGCGGCCAACTGGTAC
The nucleotide sequence above comes from Vogesella indigofera. Encoded proteins:
- a CDS encoding SEL1-like repeat protein, coding for MMKPEFAVIAVGLLLYPLAASAGMEEASAAYQRGEYAVVLQELTPLAAQGHAQAQARLGMLYEHGQGVAQDYAEAAKWYRRAASQGFAKAEYGLANLYQYGRGVAQDYAQAVEWYRAAAAQGFAAAQSALGDMYLHGRGVSQSHALAHEWYLKAAGQGDADAQLNLGVMSEQGEGVAKNAADAAGWYRKAAQQGNAKAQLYLGDMYRFGHGVGKDDAQALQWYGAAARQGQALAQYNLAIMYEQGQGVAKSEADAAMWAREAAGNEVPGAQMLLGTMYLRGRGVAKNEDEAIRWLRLAAKQGYQPAISQLELAEQFRAAGQGDAKAQYEVAHYLAMMGGAPSQVLEFLRRSAGQGYPEAQYDLAALYEQGDALPQDPVQAANWYRKAAEQGLAAAQYRLGLMYEQGTGVDKNAQEAERWYRKAAEQGLASAKSKLKK
- a CDS encoding YecA family protein, giving the protein MTEFNELDLERLETLLTPLSQAGTTMRPDEVQGFFCALACGPDKLTIDDWLEDVLGDAPAFESADSEAEIKALLQKYYDAAAEALADGDLPELTLYSEEEGEAPDFRPWCNAFMYALDVVPTDWFDAADDEGFEELLMPVMALGGMFDADGDEPAMMEFTAAELESFKSELDEAVLAVYGYWRAKEQAPVTMRREGDKVGRNDPCPCGSGKKYKACCGQN
- a CDS encoding (2Fe-2S)-binding protein, yielding MYVCLCHGVTDRDIRAAVCNGATRMSDLARELKVATECGSCACQANQIRKQTLLQISEPELAAA
- a CDS encoding helicase-related protein; this encodes MTEPTIAPDTASEDAIGALNAYLQQYHATLVTTEGSYAVSVQGQIKVGKRTVPYHLVPDAGFLGKTGKWRKLDAAERLALVQLRWNDEARERLEAQLLRCAGQVMTLANEHRVDPQSALNALQAKYELARLRCELALDRIAALVATRAAASQAEKTRNAINLSLYPESFTLAAGMQRHFIAVLGPTNSGKTHAAMEHLAQAKTGVYLAPLRLLAMENYQRLLNANVAVSLITGEQRKLHPHASHVASTVEMLNPNRAVDVAVIDEIQLLDDPDRGAAWTAAVCGVPAQTVYLLGALEAKEAIQSLVKRVGGTLEIRELQRKSPLEMEKAPLGSLKNLRAGDVLIAFSRREVLNWRDQAIAQGMSVSAIYGNLSPEVRQAQAERFIDGETQVVVGTDAIGMGLNTPARRVIFTTSSKWDGYAEGTIAAALAKQIAGRAGRFGQHETGYVAGFDGKTHKVIAALLQQKLEPLPSTGFYVAPNLSYLQQIAEASGQERLQALLELFAKHINVHDEFFLPANLSDQIEKAKWLDTLKLPLDDRFLFSLCPVSTKIAMLEQALQDWAECRAKGKQASLLRMEGRGGRNELQFLEDTCKLYSAYAWLSYRMPETFPHGELAQSLMQSTSEKIDALLQVQNTRHRQQRKPAHKPTHITPPHRSGQPKVGRKPRS
- a CDS encoding transporter substrate-binding domain-containing protein, producing the protein MKTMNLKPATLLIAGLAAMSSFVQAQTLDKILETNRITVSYREAAVPFSYRPGQGKAMGFAVDLTEAIVGDVRTKLNKPGLVVAYMPVTAQDRIPLLVNGSYDLECGSTTNNAARGKVVAFAVSHFYAGTRLLVKTGSKIRNYADLAGQTVATTAGSTNEKVMRKYSADHNLDVQFVLAKDYAESLALLENNSAAALTLDDILLFGLRANAKDPTALSVVGDTLQVEPYGCMLRKDDPEFKKLVDGTMARLMQSGEFSRLYQKWFESPIPPNGVVLNMPMSDRLKVNLKALSDQPEQ